One part of the Nostoc sp. PCC 7120 = FACHB-418 genome encodes these proteins:
- a CDS encoding nicotinate-nucleotide adenylyltransferase: MKKIALFGTSADPPTAGHQIILRWLSERYDWVAVWAADNPFKSHQTLLEHRAAMLRLLIADIEAPRQNIALEQDLSSFRTLETLEKAKLRWGANTEFTLIIGSDLLSQLPRWYRVEELLQQVQLLIVPRPGYAIDGTSLEAVQQLGGKIAIASFTGLDVSSTAYRERGETEALTPPIVEYIHQQHLYKCPDATKKSFQLR; encoded by the coding sequence ATGAAAAAAATTGCTTTATTTGGTACTAGTGCAGACCCACCAACAGCAGGACATCAGATTATTTTACGCTGGTTGTCTGAGCGTTATGATTGGGTGGCGGTTTGGGCGGCGGATAACCCGTTTAAATCTCATCAAACACTATTAGAGCATCGGGCGGCAATGCTGCGGCTGTTGATTGCGGATATAGAAGCGCCTCGGCAGAATATAGCTTTAGAACAGGATTTGAGTAGCTTTAGAACTCTGGAAACATTGGAGAAGGCGAAATTACGTTGGGGTGCAAATACAGAGTTTACTTTGATCATTGGTTCAGATTTACTGAGTCAGTTACCCCGTTGGTATCGAGTTGAAGAATTATTACAGCAGGTGCAACTGTTGATTGTGCCACGACCAGGATATGCCATAGATGGGACTAGTCTAGAAGCTGTGCAACAACTGGGCGGTAAAATTGCGATCGCCTCTTTTACAGGTCTAGATGTTTCCTCAACAGCATATCGTGAACGTGGAGAAACTGAAGCTCTCACCCCCCCTATAGTCGAATACATTCATCAACAGCATTTGTACAAATGCCCGGACGCAACCAAAAAAAGTTTTCAACTTCGTTAA